Part of the Acidobacteriota bacterium genome, CCGCAATTCGTCGCTGCCTTCCTGCTTCTCGTCGGCAAAGAGCCGCCCGACATCGGCCATCACAATGGCAGCGTCCGGCGAACGTTTGCGAAAGGCGCGGATGTAACCCATCCGCCGCGCCACGCCGCCCAAAGGGTGAATCGGGCAGCCACACACTTCGAGATTGCCGTGGATGTCCGCCGAATAGAACAGCACCATTGCATAGCCATCGTCTTTGTCGAGCCGTTGGCGCAGCGTGCCCAGCGGCGCTGCCTTTTTGGCCAGCCCTTCGCGCTCCTGCCGATCTTTGGCTTGTTTGTCTTTGGGCAAATTGCTTTTGGCAGGCGCGTTTTTTTGCGCAACCGCACGCGCCAATTCGCCCAGTCCACTGGTGGCGGCCAAGGCCCACAAGGTGAACAGTCCGATGATGACTAAAAAGACTCCGCGTTTACGATTCGACATAATGTAAGGCGCTGTGCTGGAATAAATCCGGCAGTCACGAGCCGCTAGTGTAGACAAAAAGGATAGGAGCGACAAGTTGAGCACTTCCCAATTAGTTTTGGCTTCGGCCTCGCCGCGCCGCGCCGAATTGTTGCGCGCCGCCGGTATCGAATTTTCGGTGCGCGTCGCCGACCTCGACGAGACCCAAATGCCGGGCGAAAACCCGCCTGCTTACGTGCTGCGCCTGGCGCGCGCAAAGGCGCTGGCCGTAGCGCAGCCCGGTGAACTCGTGCTGGGCGCTGACACCACCGTGGTCGTCGGCAATGAAAGCGCGGGCAAGCCACTGGATGCCGCTGACGCTCGCCGCATGTTACGGCTGCTGAGCGGCGCCTGGCACGAAGTGCTGACGGGTGTGGCGCTGGTCAAAGATGCGCAAGTTTGCGCTGAACTCGCCGTCACGCGCGTCAAGTTCGCGCCGTTAAGCGCCGCCGAAATTGACTGGTACATCGCCACGCACGAACCATTCGACAAAGCTGGCGCGTATGGCATTCAAGGCTACGCCTCACGTTTCGTCGAACAGATTGAGGGTAGTTACGCCAACGTCGTCGGGCTGCCGGTGCAGACGGTCTATCGCCTGTTGCGCCAGTTGAAGACGGATTGCGGATTGCGGATTGCGGATTGAAGGAAAGCTACCAGATGCGGCAAGTGGCAAGGGCGATAATCACGAAAAAGCGGATCACAGATTGCCCTCCTACGCAGCGGCGACAATCCGCAATCCGCAATCCGCAATCCGCAATCTGCAATCAAAAAATGCCATTGAGTTGCAGCAGGTGACCCATCTTCTCTTTTTTTGTCAGCAGGTATTTGACCGACGTTGCATGCGGTTTGATCTCGACCGGCACGCGCTCGACCACATCCAGCCCGGCCTCGCGCAAGGCTTTGACCTTCTCAGGATTGTTCGACATCACGCGCACCTGGCCCGCGCCCAGCAATTTGATGATCTCGGCGCATTGATCGTATTTGCGCGCGTCCACATCCAGCCCCAATTGCACGTTGGCTTCGATGGTATCGGCGCCCTGATCCTGCAAGGCATAGGCGCGAATCTTGTTGATGATGCCGATGCCGCGCCCTTCCTGCTGCTGATACACGATGATGCCTGCGCCTTCGGCCTGCACCATTTCCATCGCGCATTGCAATTGCGCGCCGCAATCGCATTTGAGCGAGTGAAAAACATCGCCGGTCAGGCATTGCGAATGAATGCGCACCAGCGTCGGTGTTTTGGGATTGATTTCGCCTTTGACAAGCGCGACGAACTCTTCATCGCTGGTGGTACTGCGGAAGCCCACAATGCGGAAGGGGCCGAATTCGGTGGGCAGTTTTGCCTCGGCTTCCTTGGTCACTGTGAACCCAACTGTTGCTCGGTTCTGCTCTTCTCTCACTAAAACCCTCCTTCTAGGTTTGT contains:
- the maf gene encoding septum formation inhibitor Maf translates to MSTSQLVLASASPRRAELLRAAGIEFSVRVADLDETQMPGENPPAYVLRLARAKALAVAQPGELVLGADTTVVVGNESAGKPLDAADARRMLRLLSGAWHEVLTGVALVKDAQVCAELAVTRVKFAPLSAAEIDWYIATHEPFDKAGAYGIQGYASRFVEQIEGSYANVVGLPVQTVYRLLRQLKTDCGLRIAD
- the ribA gene encoding GTP cyclohydrolase II; the encoded protein is MREEQNRATVGFTVTKEAEAKLPTEFGPFRIVGFRSTTSDEEFVALVKGEINPKTPTLVRIHSQCLTGDVFHSLKCDCGAQLQCAMEMVQAEGAGIIVYQQQEGRGIGIINKIRAYALQDQGADTIEANVQLGLDVDARKYDQCAEIIKLLGAGQVRVMSNNPEKVKALREAGLDVVERVPVEIKPHATSVKYLLTKKEKMGHLLQLNGIF